The genome window TTCTGCGGCCGGCGGCTTCGCCTGTCAACCGGGCGCGCGCATGCCGGCGAGGAGGTTCTCGAGACAACGGGAAGAGACGGGAAGCGAGGATCGGCGCGCGTGCGCCGGTCGGGCACCGCTAGGAAGCGCAGGGCTTGCCCTTGGGACTGAACTCAAGGCGGATGGGGTTTGAAGCGAGAGCCGCTTGATGCGCCTGCGGGTCTCCACCGAACAACACCGTCAGTTCCATGGCGCTGGCCAGGAGGGATCTCGCGTACTTGGCGATCGCCGCTTCGGTGAACCGGGTCACGGTCCCGGAAACAGTCATGGCGCCGCGCAGGGATCCGCCCGCGCCGAAAACAGGTGTTCCAAGTCCGGCGATTTCCGAATCGCGGCCACCGATGCTGACGAGCACCATCGCCTCCGGCGGCCGGGCCTTCCGGATCACCGGGTCGAACCTGAGCAGGGCCTTGCCCCCGGCGCCCGTTCCCAGCGGCGCGATGTCGCCCACGCGCACGTGGTCCCTGATGGATCGGTTGCTGTCCACCCGCGCCACGCAAATGCGTGTTTCGTCCGATTGCCTGACGTAGAAGGTGGCGCTTTCCCCGGTATCCGCGGCGAGTTTCTCGAGCAAGGGAGTGATATGGGTTTCGCTCTTGACCGACCCGAGGTACAGCCGGCCCCAGCGCGCGAGCGTCGGTCCGGGCTGGTACGTCCCGTTGTCGAGGCGAAGGACGCAGCCGTGCTCGATCAGCGTCGAGAGCAGACGCAGGATGGTGCTCTTGTAGAAGCCGGTCCGCAAGGACAGGTCGTGCAGCGTCATGGGCGAACCGTCGTCCGCAAAGGCATTCAGTATGCGGATGGCGCGGTCGACGGAAGCAACGATTTCATTGTTCATGGAGGAAATGGTAAGGATTCTGCTACACAGAATCAACTTCTATTTTTTGTTGACACGCCTATTGCGCGAATTCATCATCGTTTCACCACGCCATCCAGAGGCCGCGATGAAAATCCTGAAAATCTCTGCC of Pigmentiphaga sp. H8 contains these proteins:
- a CDS encoding IclR family transcriptional regulator; this translates as MNNEIVASVDRAIRILNAFADDGSPMTLHDLSLRTGFYKSTILRLLSTLIEHGCVLRLDNGTYQPGPTLARWGRLYLGSVKSETHITPLLEKLAADTGESATFYVRQSDETRICVARVDSNRSIRDHVRVGDIAPLGTGAGGKALLRFDPVIRKARPPEAMVLVSIGGRDSEIAGLGTPVFGAGGSLRGAMTVSGTVTRFTEAAIAKYARSLLASAMELTVLFGGDPQAHQAALASNPIRLEFSPKGKPCAS